A region of the Geomonas subterranea genome:
CGACTTGGGCATCTTTCCCGCGATCGGCCCGAGCAGGTCGCGGGAGATGAAACGCAGCAGTTGTTTGCGCCGCTTTGCGGCTGTCTCGCTAAGGCCCGTCATGGGGGCGATCCTAGCACAGGAGCCGCTTTCTTTCCAGCAGGTCCGGAACCGGGCTTCGTCGGCAGCCCCCCGCGCCGGGGGTCCCGTATCTCCCGCGTGTTCTCAGTACTCCCTGGGCGGCTCCGCGTAGGAGCATTCGGGATTCTGCTTGACGTGCACGAAGTGCGCGACGTGCTTGTCGCCGGCTGCGCGGGGGCGGACCGGTTTGCCGCATTTGTCGCACTCGAACTGAAGGGAACGTTTGTATTCCTGCGTCGCTCCGTCCCTCACGGCCAGCGCCTTGTCGACGGTGATGATGTGGCCGAAAAACTTGCATTGCAATGCCAGACCCATTCTCCTGCTCCTTTACGCAATTGTTGGGAAACAGCTTCCCTTGCGGTCGCTGCCGCCAATCTCGTCGATTAGCTAGAACAATGTATTATTTTCCTTCTTTTTTGTCAATCCCGCCGACGCGGCGCATTCGTGAAGAACGAGACGGGGTATGTGCCGGCGGAGTTCTTATGTAATTGTGACGTTGTAAACGATGTTTAGGGAGCTGGAGGCGGCGCGGGCGGGGTGGTGTGAAACCAAAAAAGAACATGATTGGCGCCCTTTGGGGTTGTAATAACAGGAGGTTCTGTTGTATTAAAAGTTTTTTCCCCTACGTCGCCGTGCGCGCGGCCGCGAGGAGCCTCGCAGGCGGCGGCTCCGGCAGGCCCGTATGGCGGGCGGCGCGGAGGGGATAATTTCGATGCAGGAGGAGACTGTTACATGAAGAAGATGGTATTGGCAGTACTGGGCGGGATACTTATGACAACGGCCACCGCGCACGCGGAACACAAACTGCTGGTCACGGACGTCCTCGACAAGAAGCAAGTCGAGGCACAGGCCCTGTTCGAGTATTCCCACCTCAAAGGTGACATCACTGACGCGGGGGACCCGGGGAAGGGGACCCTCAACGCCGCCGAGTCGGTCTATTCCGTCGGTGTCGGCCTCGGCCACGGTCTGGAAGTGTCCGCCTCGCTCCCGTACGTTTTCAGCGAGCGGGAGAAGGAAGTGATAGACGGAGTCGGTGCATTTCAGGACAAGCGTGACGGCTTCGGCGACCTGGCGCTCCAGGCGAAATACCGTCTGGTAGGGGGCGAGGAAGCGCCGTACACCGTCGTGGCGGGCCTTGGGCTGAAATTCGACACCGCCGGCGGCAGCCAGGCGGGAACCGGCACCACCGACGTGAGCCCGTTCATCGCGGCGAGCGCCAACCTCGGGCACCACAACACCCCTTACGCCATCTACCGTGCCACCATCAGGAACCACGATGAGTACGATACCCACACCGTCTCGCTGGGCTTCGAGAAGGAGCTCAACCACACGGTGACCATCGACGCCAAGGTGGACGCGAACTTCAACACCGCTACCCGCGACTTCACCGCCAACGAGGACTTCTCCTTTGAACTGGGGAGCTACCTCCAGATGGCACACAACTTCTACCTGCTGCCGAGCGTGGCCTACGTGGTCGCAACCGATGCCAGGAGCAAGGATGGCGAATTCCGCGCCGGTTCCGCCGACGGGTTCCGTGCGGGTTTCTCCCTGTACTACCTCTTCTAGCAAAGGCAACAAGGGCCGCCCGTCTCCATCCCGGAGGCGGGCGGGTTTTTCCCTGTCTTTGCTCTCCCCCCCCGTCCCGCTCACGGGGCCCGGCTGCCCGGCCGCCCGCCCATCCTGATCTGTTCCCCCGGGATCACATGGCGCATTTGTAAAATTAAATTGATAACGCTTAAACCTGCATGGTATGCTGCGGCGCGAGTTATCTCCTTATTCCCGACCCCCGTACCAGGGAGGAACCTTGTCCGCCTTCATCCTGACCTGCCCCGTTTGCAACTTCTCCAAGCAGGTCGAGGTCGCCGTCGTGCCGCGGCCCGGCACCACGGTCACCTGTCCCGTCTGCAAGTCCATGTTCCCCTTTGAAAGTGATGAGCCCGCTGCCGCGCCCGGAACAGATGAAGCGCCTTTCGCCGACGAGGCAGGCGAGGCAGGCGAGGCAGGCGAGGCCACGGCGCCGGTGTCGCCGCCTCCCCGCAAGGAAGCGCGCCGCACGCTCGCCTTCGATTTCACCGGCAGCGCCCGGGAGTACTTCGGCATCTGGATCGTCAATACATTCCTGCGCATCGTGACCCTGGGGTTGTACTCCCCCTGGGCCAAGGTCCGCAAACGGCGCTACTTCTACGGCAACACCCTGCTCGACGGGGTCCCCTTCGATTTTCTCGGCGACCCCTGGGCGATCCTCAAGGGATGGTTTCTGGCCGGTCTGTTCTTCACCCTCTATTCCTTCGCCTCGCGCGTCAGTCCGCTGGTCTCCGCCCTGCTCATGTTGTTCTTCCTGGGAGTGTTCCCCTGGGTGGTGGTCCGCTCACGCATCTTCAACCTGAGGAACACCTCGCACCGCAACATCCGTTTTGGTTTCAACGCCGACTACGCCGAGGCCTACCGGGTCTTTCTCTGGTGGCAGTTGCTCCTGCCGCTGACCATGGGAGTCCTCGTCCCGTACATCTATTACCGTCAACGGCGTTTCCTGGTGGAAAACAGCCGCTACGGCACCACTCCCTTTCGCTTTCACGCCACGCCGGGGCAGTACTTCCGCATCTTCCTCCCCATGGTGATCCTGTTTCCGGTTGCCTTTGCTGCGGCGATCGGCGCCATCCTGGTGAAGCCCAACGCACTGACGGTGGCGCTGCCGGCGGTTTTTTTCACAGGTGTTTATCTTTGCGCCGCCCTCTATGTCCGGACCGCACTCACCAATCTGACCTGGAGCTCCACGAGCCTTGGCGATCACAGGTTCACCTGCGCGCTCCGGATGCGCGACCTCATCTGGATCTACCTCTCCAACGCCGTCGCGGTCATCTGTACGCTGGGACTGCTGGCGCCTTGGGCAACGGTGCGTCTGTTGCGCTACCGCCTGGAACGTCTCAGTGCGGCCGGCGCGGGGGGGCTCGATGCCATCCGCGCCTCCAAGGAGACCCAGGTCGGCGCCGCGCCCGAGGAACTGGGGGACATGCTCGGCTTCGACCTCGGCTTATGAGCGGTTCCTGCACGGCGACATGGTATGACGGACGCACCTCGCAGGGGCACGCGGTGACGGTGCGCCTTGTGGAAGGTTCCCTGGCGGTATCGGGCGCGGGGGTCGACTCGGTTTATCCCCTGGCGGAGGTCTGTGTGGACCCGCCCCTGGGGAGGGTGAGGCGCAGGCTGCATTTTCCCGACGGCGCCAGTGCGGAGACCGGCGCGGACGGTTTCGTGGAGGAACTTCTGCGCAGGCAGGGGAGGGGAGGGGTGCTCCTTGGCGTGCACCGCTGGGAGAAGAGCATCGGCCGGGCCGTGGTTGCGCTGGCACTGCTTGTCGCCATCGTCTTCGGGTTCCTGCGCTATCTCGTTCCCGTCCTTGCGCTCAAGGTCGCCTTCGCCCTTCCACCCCGGACCGAGGAGTTGATCGGCCGGGAAACCCTGCAGGTCCTGGACCAGGTGATCATGCGGCCGAGCGCGCTCCCCCGGCTACGCAGGGAGGAAGTGACGCGCCGTTTCCGCGCCATGACCGCGGGGGATCCGCAACGTCAGGGCTGGCGCCTGGAGTTCCGCTCCTCGAAGGAGATAGGGGCCAACGCCTTCGCGCTCCCCTCGGGGATCGTCGTGGTAACCGACCGGATGGTGGAACTTGCCGAAAACGATGACGATCTGGCCGGCGTGCTGGCGCACGAGATCGGGCACCTGGAGCGCAGGCACGCGCTGCGCCACCTGTTGCAGAATTCCGTGACCGCCCTGGTGGTTGCCACCCTGACCGGAGACCTCGTCTCCGCGGGTTCGCTCGCCGCCACGATGCCCACCGCTCTCGTCGACGCCAAGTACTCGCGCGACTTCGAGTGGGAAGCCGATGCCGCCGCGGTTCGCTTTCTGAAGCGGCAGGGGATTCCGGTGCGGCGCTACGCCGAGATCCTGGCGCGGCTGGAGGCGGATCATTACCAGGAACGCAAAGATGTTCCCCGCCTGGGGGAGCTGTTCGACGACCACCCCGCCATGCTGGAGAGGGTGCAAAAGGTGCTGGCCGCCCAGTAGGAAGACCGGGAAGGGCCGGCTTTGGAAACGAATGAAGCTGAGGGAGGGATGATGAAGGGATTGCGCACCGGCATTCTGGTGCTGGCCGTTTGGCTGGGGGTGGCGGGAGTTTCTTTCGCCAAAGAGGTCGTCTTTCGGGACGGCAGCGTACTCGACTGCGAATCTTTCTGGCGGCGCAACGGGGTGATCGTGGTCAAGGTGAACCGCGACGTGCTCCTGGAGTTCGCGCCCGGCGAGGTGAACCTTGCCAAGACCATGGAGCGGGCAAAGCGCAAGCCCGTCCGCGCCGTCCGGCATACGAAGGCGGTGCCCGCCAAGGCGCCCATCGCGGCGGAAAGCGCCGCGCCCGCTCCGGCAGCAGATCGGGTGAAGCCGGCGCAGGGCGTGAAGCCGGCACAGGGCGTGAAGCCGGCACAGGGCGTGAAGCCGGCACAGGGCGTGAAGCCGGCACAGGGCGTGAAGCCGGCACAGGGCGTGAAAGCGCCTGCACCAGTCGCTGCCGTGGCACGCACTGCGGAAGAGCCGGTTCCTCCCGCCCCGGAGGTGGCGGCGGCACCGGCCGCGCCCCCCGCGCCCGCATCGGCTGCTGCCGCGCCCCCCGCCCCTCTGACCAGGGAGGAGGTGGAGCGCCTCAGCAAAGAAAACGTGGAGATGATGGCGGATGCCATTAAAAAAGGGGACCCGGAGCTGATGAAGAAGGCCGTGGAAGCGCAGAAGAGCCTGGCGCAGCGGCAAAAGGAGGCGGGGGGTGCCGCCGTGGTGGCCAAGGGGCCCCGGCCCGAGCCACCCTGGTTCAAGTACTTCCTCATGATGGTGGCGAGCGGCCTGCTGGTCATCGTCTCCATGTGGATCGTCTTCCGCAAGGCCGGGGAGTCGGGAGTGAAGAGCATCATCCCCATTTACAACTACTACGTACTGATGCAGATAGCGGGCAAGCCGGGGTGGTGGTGTCTGCTGCTCTTCGTTCCGGTGGTGGGGCTTGCCACCCACCTGCTGGCGATGCTCGCTCTGGCGGAGAAATTCGGAAGAAGTCCGGTCTTCGGCGTCGGCCTGGTATTTCTCCCCATGATCTTCTTCCCGCTGCTTGCCTTCGGCGACTCCCGGTTTGAAGAGGTCCGGGAGGAGGAGCTGGACTTTACCTTCTCCGAGGAGCCCCCGCAGGGATAACGGGTGCGGTACGTTCCTGGTGGGTCAGGGTGCCAGGCGCGTCAGAAAATAGATGGCGGGGAGGGTCCCGAAGGAGAGGATGATGCCGATGCCGATCATCGCGACGGCGAGGTCGGCCTCCATTCCCGCGACGACGGCCAGGGCGCCGGCGGTCACCATGGGGGGCATGGCCGCTTCCAGGACGGAGACGTCGACCACCATGCCGCCAAGCCCGGCCAGACGGCAGACCAGAAGCGCCGACAGCGGAGCCGCCAGGAGCTTCACGGCCAGCCCGAATGCCAGCGGCCCGAAGACCCTGCGCGGCAAACGGAGCCGCATCTGCAGCCCGATGGCGGTCATCACCACCGGCACCAGGGTCAGGGCGACGTTTTGCAGCCCCTGTGCGAGTTTCTCCGGGTAGGGCCAGGAGCGGGCGACGAGGCCGGCCATCAGGGCGATGGTCGGCGGAAAGAAAAGCATCTTCCTGACCATCGCGACGAGATTCACGGAGCCGCCGTCCTTGCCGTAGAGGGCGAGGATGAGGGAGCCGTAGCTTACCATGATGAGCAGCGTCCCCAACTGGTCGTAGATGATGAGGTAGGGAAGCCCCCCAGCCCCGAAGAAGGCCTGGACCATCGGCACGCCGAGAAACGACGTGTTCCCAAGCGGCACCACCAGGAGCAGCACGCCGACCGTGCCCCGTTCCCAGCGCCACAGGCGAGCGGCGCCGAGCACGGCAGTGACCGAGAGGAGCAGCAGCCCCCAGGGGACCACGGCCGCGGTCAGTATCTCGCGGGAGAGCACGATCTGCGGCACCTTCAGCAGTATCAGCGCCGGCAGCGAGACGTAGAGGGCGAACATGTTGAGGGTCTGCGCAGAATCCTTGGGGAAGGCTTCAAGGCGGCGAAAGAGCATCCCCAGAAGAACGAACACCCCTATCAATACGAAATTTTCCATTACTGCCAGCTTCTCCTGCAGAGGTGGCGTTTAAGCGGCGGCTTAACTGCCGGACGCCTTTTCCGGGAAGAACTCCTGCGTTGCATCCGACTGGACCCGCAGGGTTACCGGTTTCTTCGCGAAGTCCGCAAGGCACTGCGCCACGCGCGCCCCGTCCTCAACTATCGGTTCGAACGCGGCACGCCGCGCGAACACCACCTTTCTCCCCATCTTGTCATGTCCGTAGACCTCGAACCCTTTCGGGTAGGGGGCGATATGGATCACCATTTCCGCGACGGTTCCCAAGATGCTGCGTTTTACGTTTGCCACGGCATCCCTCCAGCAACGATGAAATCCTGAAGCCTTTGCTGTAACACAGGGAAGGTGCCGCCACAAGTAAAAGAACGCGCCGGACGCGCTGCCGCTCCCGGCGTGTGACCGGATCGTACCCACTGGATGAGGGGGGGCGCCAGGGAGTATACTTGCTGGAGGAGGGAATCCTACCGGGAGGAGGGACGGAAAACAGCCAAGGAGGACCCAACATGAGAACGAAAAGAATAGGCATCGTCGGATCGGGCAACATCGGCGGCAACTTGGGGATAATGTTAGGCCAGGCAGGCTACGAAGTGTTCTTCAGCTCCAGGCATCCCGAAAACCTGAAGGAACTCGTGCAAGACGCCGGCCCCGCCGCCCGTGCCGGGACCGTAGCCGAAGCGATCGCCTTCAGCGACGTTATCCTGCTCTCCGTACCGCTCAAGGCCTACCGCGAACTGGACATCGAAACGAAACAGGCACTGCAGGGCAAAATAGTGATCGACACCTCTAACCCGTACCCTGAGCGGGACGGGGTGATGGCGGTGGAAGCCCGGCAGGACCCGGGAGGAATGGGGACCGTGGTGGCCCGTTTACTCCCCGGAGCGAAGATCGTCCGTGCCTTCAACTCGGTTTATTTCGAGGATCTGAGGAAGACGGTGAACAAGAGAGGCGACAGGATCGGCATCCCCATCGCCGGTGACGATCAGGAAGCGGTGGAAGTCGCGGTCGAACTGGCCCGCAGCGTGGGGCTGGACCCGGTCGTCGTGGGCGGGTTGACCGAGTCCAGGCTCTTCGACGTCGGCACCCCGGTGTATGCGACCAGCGCCTCCGCGTCCGAAATCAAGGCGAAGTTGAGAATGGAATAGATCCCGCCAAACCAGGAGCGGGGGCGTGCCCTCAGAGAAATTGAAGGTGCCCCCGGTCCTGCCCACCCTCCCTTGCCCGCAAAAACTAACGAGACATTACAATCCCTCGCTTGACCTCAGCCGTCTCTCAAGTAATATAAGAGAAAACTAATGTCAAGGGAGGAAAAAGAGCATGAACGTCACCGATATTTTCGTAATGAACCATGCGGACATGGATCCCCCGGAATTCATACTCTGGCTTGATGACGCTGCCACATTGCAGGCTGCCCATCCCTTGATAAGTACGCAAAAGGATCAATGGGCTCCTGGGGAGGTACAGTTCAGAGCACACAAGGAGGCAATCTCGAAGGCGTGGGAGAGAGCCTCCGCCTTGAATGTGTGCAGTACCAAAGAACTTGATGCGGCGAGAGCGGCAGCGTTAGAGGACGTAAACATCAACGCCAGCTACCTCGTGCTCAGGGCAAAACATGGAAAAGATGATGCGTGGCTTCACAACAACGGTTACCAAGCGAAGGAAAAGACAAAGAGGATACACGACAGATCCGTTTCCGCCGTTGCCTTGAATCTCAAGGCTAAAAACGGGCCGAGCATCGGGGAGGTTTCGCTAACGTGGGGAAAAGATCCTGGCGCTGGTTCCTACCAGTTGCAGATCTGTAAGGGGCACCCGCAGGGCGACGACTCATTTAGTGATTATGGTTTCTTGAAAAAAGTACGGACCGTGGTTGGCGGCCTGGAAAGGGCCTCGTGGTACCACTTCCGAATCAGGAGTATCGGCAACAATGAGGTTGGTCCCTGGAGTGAACCTGTCGGCATCATCGTGACCTAGAGTCAGAGAAATTAAAGCAGAAAAGGCCGGTCCTCCAAGGGAGGATCGGCCCTCGCCACTCATCTTCATCTCAATCCTTCCGCTGGGACTAAAATTTCACAGGCCTTCATCCGAACTGATAAGCTTTTTGTTCTCCGTAAAAGGGAACGTTTGCGCTGCTCGACGAATGCATTCTTTGAAAAACGGAGCGCTTTGTCACCCGACGAATGCATTCTCTGGAGGACGGAACGCTTCCGCTGCTCGACGAATGCATTCTCTGGAGAACGGAACGCTTCCGCTGCTCGACGAATGCATTCTCTGGAGGACGGAACGCTTCCGCTGCTCGACGAATGCATTCTCTGGAGGACGGAACGCTTCCGCTGCTCGACGAATGCATTCTCTGGAGAACGGAACGCTTCTGCCGCTCGACGAATGCATTCTCTGGAGAACGGAACGCTTCTGCCGCTCGACGAATGCATTCTCTGGAGAACGGAACGCTTCCGCCGCTCGACAAATGAATTCTCTGGAGAACGGAACGCTTCCGCCGCCCGAGGAAATCATTCTCTGAAAAACGGAACGCTTTGTCGCTCGACAAATGCATTCTCTGGAGAACGGAACGCTTCCGCTGCTCGACGAATGCTTTTTATGGAGAACGAAGCGCTTCGGTCACACGGCGAAAGCGTTCTCTGAAGAATGCAACGCTTTGGTTACACGACAAGGGAAAGTAAAGTTTGTGAAAATGACTAAGAAAGGTATCCGCTGCGGACAACAACAGCAGCGGCGACATGTAAAACCGGAGCTCCTTTTGGGGGAGACTCCGGTTTTTTTTACTTCGCCAGCTCTGTCAGCGCCTGCTGCGCGATGATGCCGTGTACCTTCTCGGTGGGATGGATGCCGTCCCAGAAGACGAAAGTGTCGGGTTTGTTGCAGACAAAAGGCGGCGCGCCCGGTGTCAGGCAGGGGGTGTCGACGACGTTCAGTCCGAAAGCTGAGGGATCTGTGACCAACTCTTCCAGTTTGCCGAAGAAGCTGACGCGCACCATCTGCAGGTCGGGGAGCTGGGATGACATCGATGTCAGGAGGTCGTCGAGGAGGAAGTTGTAGTACTGGGATAACTGGTGTGCGCCCGCCGCGGCTCCCGGCATGACCTTGTCGGTGGCGAGAAGCGCGGGCGTTAGTGAAAGGTCCGGGGCGTTGCATACCAGGAATTTCCTGGCGCCGGCATAGTAGAGAGCGGAGATGTTTGCCTGCAGGGAGGAGACCGCCTGCCCGATGATGGCGGGATCCTGGGCCTCCAGCGCGTCCCTTATGTCGTTGCTTCCGAATTCCACCACGTAGAGCGCGTCGGGCGGCGCCTGTCCGCCGAACACGTTGAGGAACGTGGTGACCTCGAAGGTGATGGTCGCCTCACCCGCCTTGTCGTGCGCCCTCGCTCCGCCGATAGCATAGTTGGTTGCGTCCACACCGAGTTCGCGGTAAGCGGGCCGGGTATTGTCCGAAAGCGAAAATTGCCGTGCCAACTGTTCCACCCAGGTGGCGCCGTTGCTGAAGTGGTGGCCGCCCCTGGCGTAAGGCATCTCAGGAACGAGGAGTTGATCCAGGAACTGGTAGGGCGGGGTGTTCGCTTTGCCGACAAACACGAACGCATTGCCTGGATCCGAAAGGCTGTCGCCGAAGACCACGATGCGGTCGAAGGACGTCTGTGCCAGGGCCCATCCCGGCACCAGCAGCACGAGTGCCAGCAAAAGCCCCAGTATCGTCCGCCTCTTGGAAAGAATTGTATCCATAGTATCCTCCTTTGATAGTCACTGCATAGTGAAACCCCAAGGATCATGACCCGCGCCTTTCACCGTCCCTCCTTTCTGCAGGTGTGACGACAAGTGTAAGACTTTCCGTCATTTCTTCAAGCCACTCCACGCCCAAAGCACCCATCAGGTTCCGGCTCCTCCCCCTTCGAGTACCTCGATACGATGGTCCGGACGCGGTTTTCGCCCTCTCGCGTACGCAAGGGGGACCGGGTAGAGGGCACGCCTTCGGTACTTCCGCTTTGACACGGATGAAGTAACTCTATATATTGCGGTTGATTTGTCGGGGCAAATGAGAGTTGATAATGAATGCGGGGGCATTTCGCGGATTGAAGGGAGGATATACGGTTTTCTGTCCATCCCCCCAATCGGCGTGAATTCCGGATATGGCCCGCAAGGTTTCCAGCTGCTTATGAAGGCCGGATGATTATAGAGTTATCGCGTATTCGCAGTGGTGAGGAAGATGACAGCAATTCTGCCTAATAAGTAGTTGGACGAAATGGGAGAACGGGATGAAACTCGATTGCACCAACTTTTATGACGAAATTGAAGCTTTTGCGGCATTCCCAGAAAAAATAACAAACGTGACGGCAGAAGAATTCAAGAAGGTGTTTGGCTGCGAAGCGGCTGAAAAATCCAAAGAAGTGGTGTATGTGTGGAGGAGCGAGAGAAAGATAAAAATATTAAAAGGCGAAAGTGACATTCTTTACATCGGCCAGACAAAGCAAAGCTTTCGCGACAGATATTACAAATATGCGGGAATGCACGCGACTTCCAAAGCAAATTCTCTGAAATTTAAACATATAATTGATATTTATGGTGCAATAACAATATCCGTGGCTCATTTTTCAAAATTTGCAGATTCCCTCCAGAAAGCTGAAGGCCAACTACTTTGGTGGTATTTTCAGAATCATTGTGAGTATCCACCCATAAACTATACACAGACAAAGATTAGGAATGATGCCTTCCAATTACTGTGAGAAGAGTACAACAAGGCGGCGGCACTCAGTTTCTGCTCCGGTGCGCCCCCACGACGTTGAGCATCAGAAATGACATTAAAGAGCAAATATGCCTGACTACCGACGTAATCACTATGTACCCGAGTGGTATCAGAAACGATTCCTCCCGAAAGGCCAGCGCTTTTATTACTTAGACCTGAAGCCGGAGACAGTTGTTTCGAACGGCCACAAATACCACCGGAGAGCTCTTCTCCGGTGGGGGGCTGAAAAATGTTTTTGCGAGCAAGACCTGTACACCACTCGCTTTGGGAAGTGGGAGTCTACGGAGATAGAACAAAAGTTTTTCGGGAAGATTGACGATTCAGGAAGGGATGCAGTCGAATATTTCTCCACATACAACCACGACAGCATAAGTTACGAAGCGCTTTACGCCATGCTGCCGTACATGACGGTGCAAAAACTCAGGACCCCAAAAGGACTTAAGAATCTTGCCCAAGCTGCAAGGTTGGATAATAAAAACCTTATTCTTTTTAAGCTTCAAGAGATCCAACAGATTTTCTGTGCCCTCTGGAGCGAGTGTATTTGGACCATTGCAGATGCCTCTGATTGTCGGACGAAATTCTTGGTCAGCGACCATCCTGTAACGGTTTACAACAAAGCTTGCTTCCCCTTGTCGGCATGGTGCAGGGACTGTAATGATCCAGGAATTTGGCTTTCCGCAAGCCACACGCTTTTTCCTCTCAACCAAGACAAAATCCTGATTCTCACGAACCTGTCGTGGGTGCGAAATCCCTACAGCAACCCCCTTGATCGGAGGCCAAATCCCAAGCTTTTCCGGCCGGCGGTCTTCAACTTCCTAAATATTCAAGTGGGAAGGAAGCTATCCGAGCTTGAGGTCGTTGAAATCAACTACGTGCTTAAGCAGCGAGCTTGGAGGTATATTGCCGCAGCCGAGAAAGAGTGGCTTTACCCTGAGCGTCACCTCAAAACGCAGAACTGGGACAAGCTTGGCAGCGGGTACCTCTTTATGCCTGACCCTCGCTCTGTCTCCTTTTCTTCTGAGATCTTAATCGGTTATACGAACCAGCATGTCCAAGGATTTGACGCCTATGGCAGGAGACCTTGGCATCCAGAGTACAACGGCAAAGACGAGCAAAATAGGGAGTGGGCGACATTCCAGGCATTTAAGGGGGAGTTTGCGAGGCTGTTCGGCCCAAAGCACAGGGGCAGTAGTAATGACTTCGGGAATTTCCACCTTGGACCGCGCGAGGACAGCCCACAGCTCCACGAATCACACCTGCAAGCTGAGCGTCGCTATAGCAAAAATCGCTACAAGAAAAGACGGTAAATTTGAGTGGGAATCGTCCCTCTCAACCAGCGGCAAGACCGGTCGGTACCGGTCAGCCTTATGGCGTTGGTCAGTTTAAAGATGAGTACTAATTGGAGGAATAAATGGTAGTTAAATGTCCATTTTGTGATTTTTCGGGAAATGTTGATGCTGCAAAGATACCCGAGGAAGGTAAGATAACGCGGTGCCCTAAGTGCGCAAAAGAGTTTGCAATATCAAAAAAAGAAGTTAACGAAAATATGAATAATACAACTACCTGCCCAAAATGCAGCAATATCCAGACAAACCAAGAAATATGTGAAAAATGTGGAGTTGTATTCTCAAAGTATAAAAAGAATAACATTACTAATAGAAGTACAGAATTTATAGATACTTCTAATTGCAACAAGCCATCTGAGATAAATGAGGATAAAAGTTACAATCTTGAATTAGTTAACCAATCAAAGCTTTTGGTGAAGTCATCTATTGCTATTATAATGATAATGGTATTGACTTTGGCAGGCTATGTTGTGCTTAGATCTAATAGTTGGGAATATAAGGTAGTGAAATTGAACGGCAGTATGGAACGAACTGGCGCCGACGCTTTTAAAGTCACAACCATAGTTCCATCTGAGGAAAACATTAATAAATACGGTCGTGACGGGTGGGAGCTAGTTAGCTCACATCTTGAATACGAAACTGCTTATCCTAATTTTGGTAATACAGACTATGTCACAGGGATTCAACCAAATGTGAGACCGCAGAGCTTAGTGTTAATATTTAAGCGTAAAGGCAAGTTATTTGGGCCTAAGGGGACGTAGTTGATTAGCTGAGTAGGAGGACGCTGACGTTGAAGGTATTGAGGTATATGGGGATAGTGACGACTGGAACCAGTCGAGATAAACCTGCGCCGGGGACAATTGCTGCTACTCAACCAGGGACTAAACATGCACCCAAAAATCTACACAGTTACAGCAATAACAGCTTTACTTGCGGCCTGTGCAACACCGCCCGTCGCTCCTTCGTCAACCCAGGGCGCGAATACCGCCGCGTTGTACATTACTGATGGCAATAAAGCTGGTTTCTCCATTTATCAGAATGGGCGGATGGTGGTTGCCCCGTTGGAAAACGGCTACCTGACCTACCGGTTAACGAACCGCAGCTTCACCATCAGGACCAAATTCCAAAGCCTGCGGATATACCTTGCAGAAAAGGACGCCGGAGAATTCAGGCAAAGTAAAAAGACGAGGTTGAATGTGCTTTCCTCGGTGTTGGCTGGAGCGTCAGAAAGCAACTCCGACACCTTGTTTGTAGCAGATCACACCGACCCCCTGTCGTCCAATAACTCCATAGACAGTTACAGCGGGCTGAAAACGAGTACAGGATCTGAAAATTCCTATGCAGTGGGTAATTTTTATTTCCTGAAAACCGGCAAAGAAGTCTCTCTGCCAAAGTACGCAGGGACTTTGTTTGGCTATGCATGGGTTGATCTCAATGGGGACCAAAAAAT
Encoded here:
- a CDS encoding SGNH/GDSL hydrolase family protein; its protein translation is MDTILSKRRTILGLLLALVLLVPGWALAQTSFDRIVVFGDSLSDPGNAFVFVGKANTPPYQFLDQLLVPEMPYARGGHHFSNGATWVEQLARQFSLSDNTRPAYRELGVDATNYAIGGARAHDKAGEATITFEVTTFLNVFGGQAPPDALYVVEFGSNDIRDALEAQDPAIIGQAVSSLQANISALYYAGARKFLVCNAPDLSLTPALLATDKVMPGAAAGAHQLSQYYNFLLDDLLTSMSSQLPDLQMVRVSFFGKLEELVTDPSAFGLNVVDTPCLTPGAPPFVCNKPDTFVFWDGIHPTEKVHGIIAQQALTELAK
- a CDS encoding DUF4238 domain-containing protein, which produces MPDYRRNHYVPEWYQKRFLPKGQRFYYLDLKPETVVSNGHKYHRRALLRWGAEKCFCEQDLYTTRFGKWESTEIEQKFFGKIDDSGRDAVEYFSTYNHDSISYEALYAMLPYMTVQKLRTPKGLKNLAQAARLDNKNLILFKLQEIQQIFCALWSECIWTIADASDCRTKFLVSDHPVTVYNKACFPLSAWCRDCNDPGIWLSASHTLFPLNQDKILILTNLSWVRNPYSNPLDRRPNPKLFRPAVFNFLNIQVGRKLSELEVVEINYVLKQRAWRYIAAAEKEWLYPERHLKTQNWDKLGSGYLFMPDPRSVSFSSEILIGYTNQHVQGFDAYGRRPWHPEYNGKDEQNREWATFQAFKGEFARLFGPKHRGSSNDFGNFHLGPREDSPQLHESHLQAERRYSKNRYKKRR
- a CDS encoding DUF4177 domain-containing protein: MVVKCPFCDFSGNVDAAKIPEEGKITRCPKCAKEFAISKKEVNENMNNTTTCPKCSNIQTNQEICEKCGVVFSKYKKNNITNRSTEFIDTSNCNKPSEINEDKSYNLELVNQSKLLVKSSIAIIMIMVLTLAGYVVLRSNSWEYKVVKLNGSMERTGADAFKVTTIVPSEENINKYGRDGWELVSSHLEYETAYPNFGNTDYVTGIQPNVRPQSLVLIFKRKGKLFGPKGT